One Streptomyces sp. B21-105 genomic region harbors:
- a CDS encoding HAMP domain-containing sensor histidine kinase, which yields MNGRRRPRPQKRRAGKPRTLRTRLVVVSVTLIAVVCAVIGTVTTLVLRDHLYGQLNERLGEVAARAAPRDGFAGPPGPSAKTDTTTPGRQLGQLVTGPQSDSTIAAKVVNGAITEAARGVKSQDFSMGSKELTKAQKTALNSVSRDDKTHTVTIPGLGDYLVKYASNDTSAYYVAIPTADVDKTINTLIVVEISLTVAGLLAAGLAGTVMVGVATRPLRKVAATATRVSELPLHTGEVNLSERVPESETDPHTEVGQVGAALNRMLNHVHGALHARQESEMRVRQFVADASHELRTPLASIRGYAELTRRGREEVGPDTKHALGRIESEAGRMTFLVEDLLLLARLDAGRPLQFEQTDLVPLVIDTVSDARVAGDEHAWRLELPDEPALVSADSARLQQVLVNLLANARTHTPPGTTVTARVQRRGPWLCVDVQDNGQGIPPDLLPHVFERFARGDSSRSRASGSTGLGLAIVQAVATAHGGAVTVDSVPGQTVFTVHLPALGPAVPQPAPETSWQLDSQVEHSATTWVQQGA from the coding sequence ATGAACGGGCGACGACGGCCGCGTCCGCAGAAGAGACGAGCGGGAAAGCCGCGCACCCTGCGGACCCGGCTCGTCGTCGTGTCGGTGACCCTGATCGCCGTCGTCTGCGCGGTGATCGGCACGGTGACCACCCTCGTGCTCCGGGACCATCTGTACGGCCAGCTCAACGAGCGGCTGGGCGAGGTCGCGGCGCGTGCGGCGCCCCGCGACGGCTTCGCCGGGCCGCCCGGCCCGTCGGCGAAGACCGACACCACCACGCCCGGCCGGCAGCTCGGTCAGCTGGTCACGGGCCCCCAGTCGGACAGCACCATCGCGGCCAAGGTCGTGAACGGCGCCATCACCGAGGCCGCGCGCGGCGTGAAGTCGCAGGACTTCTCGATGGGCAGCAAGGAGCTCACGAAAGCCCAGAAGACAGCGCTCAACTCGGTCTCCCGGGACGACAAGACGCACACCGTGACGATCCCCGGACTGGGCGACTACCTCGTCAAGTACGCCAGCAACGACACCTCCGCCTACTACGTGGCCATCCCCACGGCCGACGTCGACAAGACCATCAACACCCTGATCGTCGTCGAGATCAGTCTGACCGTCGCGGGTCTCCTCGCCGCCGGCCTCGCCGGCACCGTCATGGTCGGCGTCGCCACCCGGCCGCTCCGCAAGGTCGCCGCCACCGCCACCCGGGTCTCCGAACTCCCCCTGCACACCGGCGAGGTGAACCTCAGCGAGCGGGTGCCGGAGTCCGAGACCGATCCGCACACCGAGGTCGGGCAGGTCGGCGCGGCCCTCAACCGGATGCTGAACCACGTCCACGGCGCGCTGCACGCCCGCCAGGAGAGCGAGATGCGGGTCCGGCAGTTCGTCGCGGACGCCAGTCACGAGCTGCGCACGCCCCTCGCCTCCATCCGCGGCTACGCCGAGCTGACCCGGCGCGGACGCGAGGAGGTCGGGCCCGACACCAAGCACGCGCTCGGCCGCATCGAGTCCGAGGCCGGCCGGATGACCTTCCTCGTCGAGGACCTGCTCCTGCTCGCCCGGCTCGACGCGGGCCGGCCCCTGCAGTTCGAGCAGACCGACCTCGTCCCCCTGGTCATCGACACCGTCAGCGACGCCCGCGTCGCCGGCGACGAGCACGCCTGGCGCCTCGAACTGCCCGACGAGCCGGCCCTGGTCTCCGCCGACTCGGCGCGACTTCAACAGGTCCTCGTCAACCTCCTCGCCAACGCCCGGACGCACACCCCGCCCGGCACCACCGTCACCGCGCGCGTGCAGCGCCGCGGGCCGTGGCTGTGCGTGGACGTCCAGGACAACGGCCAGGGCATTCCGCCCGACCTGCTGCCGCATGTCTTCGAACGGTTCGCGCGCGGCGACTCCTCGCGCTCCCGCGCGTCCGGCTCGACCGGCCTCGGCCTCGCCATCGTGCAGGCTGTCGCGACCGCGCACGGCGGCGCCGTGACCGTCGACAGCGTGCCCGGACAGACCGTGTTCACCGTGCACCTGCCCGCGCTCGGCCCGGCCGTGCCCCAGCCCGCACCCGAAACGAGCTGGCAACTCGACTCACAGGTCGAGCACAGTGCCACCACATGGGTGCAACAGGGCGCCTGA
- a CDS encoding response regulator transcription factor has protein sequence MTTTSPQGRTELLRPDGSPVRVLVVDDELSITELLSMALRYEGWQIRSAGDGTGAIQTAREFRPDAVVLDMMLPDMDGLTVLGRLRRELPDVPVLFLTAKDAVEDRIAGLTAGGDDYVTKPFSLEEVVARLRGLIRRTGAADRRSDSMLVVGDLTLDEDSHEVSRAGADIHLTATEFELLRFLMRNPRRVLSKAQILDRVWSYDFGGQANVVELYISYLRRKIDAGREPMIHTRRGAGYLIKPAAS, from the coding sequence ATGACCACGACCTCGCCCCAGGGGCGCACCGAACTGCTGAGGCCGGACGGGAGCCCCGTCCGCGTGCTTGTGGTGGACGACGAGCTGTCGATCACCGAGCTGCTGTCCATGGCCCTGCGCTATGAGGGTTGGCAGATCCGGAGTGCCGGTGACGGCACGGGTGCGATCCAGACCGCCCGTGAGTTCCGGCCCGACGCCGTCGTCCTCGACATGATGCTGCCCGACATGGACGGGCTGACGGTCCTGGGGCGGCTGCGGCGTGAGCTGCCGGACGTCCCGGTGCTGTTCCTCACGGCCAAGGACGCCGTCGAGGACCGGATCGCCGGGCTCACCGCCGGCGGCGACGACTACGTCACCAAGCCGTTCAGCCTCGAGGAGGTCGTGGCACGGCTGCGCGGGCTCATCCGGCGTACCGGCGCCGCCGACCGGCGGTCCGACTCCATGCTGGTGGTCGGGGACCTGACCCTCGACGAGGACAGCCACGAGGTGTCGCGGGCCGGCGCCGACATCCACCTCACCGCCACCGAGTTCGAGCTGCTGCGCTTCCTGATGCGCAACCCGCGGCGCGTGCTCAGCAAGGCGCAGATCCTGGACCGGGTGTGGTCGTACGACTTCGGCGGTCAGGCCAACGTCGTCGAGCTGTACATCTCCTACCTGCGGCGCAAGATAGACGCGGGCCGTGAGCCGATGATCCACACCCGTCGTGGGGCCGGTTACCTGATCAAGCCCGCCGCGTCATGA
- a CDS encoding DUF2797 domain-containing protein produces MARAWRCAGLRWSAAEGPALIWDGARPSPLTWGKRVSFGVVAGGVRQCVGARGNPCPVRAAVPGRSTGARCEECARLDRAHSVAADGIADDPRPYRVYLAWFGPGLVKVGITAAERGPVRLLEQGAVCFSWLGVGPLMAARRTEELLRAALRVPDRVPYAVKRAVRSALPTGEEERAGELREVYGRAVQLGDWPESLEPAPFRSVDHVRAFGLAGAPAAYGEVSELVPGGSVSGELVAAVGPDLHLAVGPSPAVGPSPDVVPLPAADPPRSADPPQPADPAAADRGGVVVLDTRLMRGWELVPAGSGEVGFPVRRFRGTEHRQDGLF; encoded by the coding sequence ATGGCACGGGCATGGAGGTGTGCGGGGCTGCGGTGGTCGGCGGCGGAGGGCCCCGCGCTGATCTGGGACGGGGCCCGTCCTAGCCCGCTGACCTGGGGCAAGCGGGTCTCGTTCGGCGTGGTGGCGGGCGGTGTGCGGCAGTGTGTCGGGGCTCGGGGGAATCCGTGTCCGGTGCGGGCGGCCGTGCCGGGAAGGAGCACGGGGGCCCGGTGCGAGGAGTGCGCGCGGCTGGACCGGGCGCACTCCGTCGCGGCGGACGGGATCGCCGACGACCCGCGCCCCTACCGGGTGTACCTCGCCTGGTTCGGGCCCGGGCTCGTCAAGGTGGGGATCACTGCCGCCGAGCGGGGGCCCGTGCGACTGCTGGAGCAGGGCGCGGTCTGCTTCAGCTGGCTCGGCGTCGGGCCGTTGATGGCAGCCCGCCGCACCGAGGAACTGTTGCGGGCCGCGCTGCGCGTGCCGGACCGGGTTCCGTACGCCGTCAAGCGGGCGGTGCGGTCCGCGCTGCCGACGGGGGAGGAGGAACGGGCGGGTGAGCTGCGCGAGGTGTACGGCCGGGCCGTTCAACTGGGCGACTGGCCCGAGTCGTTGGAGCCCGCGCCGTTCCGATCCGTCGACCATGTACGGGCGTTCGGGCTCGCCGGGGCTCCGGCCGCGTACGGTGAGGTGAGCGAGCTCGTGCCCGGCGGCTCGGTGAGTGGCGAGCTGGTGGCGGCCGTCGGCCCCGACCTGCATCTGGCCGTCGGCCCGAGTCCGGCCGTCGGCCCGAGTCCGGACGTCGTCCCGCTTCCGGCCGCCGATCCGCCCCGATCCGCCGATCCGCCCCAGCCCGCCGACCCGGCCGCGGCCGACCGGGGTGGGGTGGTCGTGCTCGACACGCGGTTGATGCGAGGGTGGGAGCTGGTCCCTGCGGGGAGCGGCGAAGTGGGCTTTCCGGTACGGCGGTTCAGGGGGACGGAGCACCGTCAGGACGGCCTGTTCTGA
- a CDS encoding HGxxPAAW family protein, which yields MAGHGYDEGHTIAGWTGVAIVAVGGSAAGVGVCVGSVPALVVGGVVLGLAALVTWGLHLAGWGKPPGVRPRSEWGMRVRDPWAREGHPGCVGCRLAGRGRTAVTALSVPGPSVAGDGTGMEVCGAAVVGGGGPRADLGRGPS from the coding sequence ATGGCCGGGCATGGATACGACGAGGGGCACACGATCGCCGGATGGACCGGCGTGGCGATCGTGGCCGTCGGGGGCTCCGCGGCGGGCGTCGGTGTGTGCGTCGGCTCGGTGCCCGCGCTGGTCGTCGGCGGTGTCGTCCTCGGATTGGCCGCGCTGGTCACCTGGGGGCTGCATCTCGCCGGGTGGGGCAAGCCGCCGGGGGTGCGCCCGCGGTCGGAATGGGGGATGCGGGTACGGGATCCGTGGGCCCGGGAAGGTCATCCGGGGTGTGTCGGGTGCCGGCTCGCCGGGCGCGGGCGCACGGCCGTCACCGCGCTGTCGGTGCCGGGGCCTAGCGTTGCGGGTGATGGCACGGGCATGGAGGTGTGCGGGGCTGCGGTGGTCGGCGGCGGAGGGCCCCGCGCTGATCTGGGACGGGGCCCGTCCTAG
- a CDS encoding MarR family winged helix-turn-helix transcriptional regulator, translated as MTPEPPPPSPRPAATPAEALSAMDDLIAASMIGQQEMAQRLGLNVTDLTCFGYVLQAGEDLLTAGDLAAHVQVTTGAVTGILNRLERAGYVTRRADPQDRRRVRVAAVPSAVARVYALYEPHYARLNALFAEYSVEEIAVLTDWFTRATALANAYREELRLSHDRSE; from the coding sequence ATGACACCAGAGCCGCCGCCTCCGTCCCCCCGCCCCGCAGCCACCCCCGCCGAGGCGCTCTCCGCGATGGACGACCTCATCGCGGCCAGCATGATCGGGCAGCAGGAGATGGCCCAGCGCCTGGGCCTGAACGTCACCGACCTGACCTGCTTCGGCTACGTCCTTCAGGCCGGCGAGGACCTTCTGACGGCCGGCGACCTCGCGGCACACGTCCAGGTCACGACAGGCGCCGTGACCGGCATCCTCAACCGTCTGGAACGCGCCGGCTACGTCACCCGCCGGGCCGACCCCCAGGACCGCCGCCGGGTCCGCGTCGCGGCCGTCCCCTCGGCGGTGGCCAGGGTCTACGCCCTCTACGAGCCGCATTACGCCCGCCTGAACGCCCTCTTCGCCGAATACTCGGTGGAGGAGATCGCCGTCCTGACGGACTGGTTCACCCGCGCGACCGCCCTCGCCAACGCCTACCGCGAGGAACTGCGCCTCAGCCACGACCGGAGCGAGTGA
- a CDS encoding PadR family transcriptional regulator: protein MALRHAVLAALLDGEYSGYQLAKAFDVGVANFWHALPQQLYAELAKLEGEGLVAGRQVIQETRPNKRLFHVTDAGRAELEKFAAAVAKPSFIRDDLLVKVQVADRIGTASVIEQLEERASAAEGKIELLGKLLRQLRGEQDEAEFLLRGERIGPYLTCLRGLAFEQGHRDWCLRIATVLRERRTTHAQR from the coding sequence ATGGCCTTGCGACATGCCGTGCTGGCGGCGCTGCTGGACGGCGAGTACAGCGGATACCAGCTGGCGAAGGCGTTCGATGTCGGCGTGGCGAACTTCTGGCACGCCCTGCCCCAGCAGCTGTACGCCGAGCTGGCCAAGCTGGAGGGGGAAGGGCTGGTCGCCGGTCGGCAGGTGATCCAGGAGACGCGGCCCAACAAGCGCCTGTTCCACGTCACCGACGCCGGCCGCGCCGAGCTGGAGAAGTTCGCCGCAGCCGTGGCGAAGCCCTCGTTCATCCGCGACGACCTGCTGGTCAAGGTCCAGGTCGCCGACCGCATCGGTACCGCGTCGGTGATCGAACAGCTCGAGGAGCGGGCGTCCGCGGCCGAGGGCAAGATCGAACTGCTCGGCAAGCTGCTGCGACAACTGCGCGGCGAGCAGGACGAAGCGGAGTTCCTCCTCAGAGGCGAGCGGATCGGGCCGTACCTGACCTGCCTGCGCGGCCTCGCATTCGAGCAGGGCCACCGGGACTGGTGCCTGCGGATCGCGACTGTCCTGCGGGAAAGGCGGACGACTCATGCACAACGGTGA
- a CDS encoding SGNH/GDSL hydrolase family protein has product MHNGDYLRYVALGDSQTEGLGDGDDTLGLRGFADRLAEHLAAVNPGLRYANLAVRGRTAGQVHTEQLGPALALRPDLATVVAGVNDLLRPRYDAAEVAGHLEDMFAALTAAGTHVVTLTFPDVGRIMPLARPVRSRVFDLNTRIRAAAARHGVTVAETGRQTATTDPRMWTADRLHASPLGHERIAAALAHAIHLPGTDDTWTRPLPPQRVPSRRQAAGAELRWVAAHLGPWLVRRLRGRSSGDGRTAKRPQLLPVTPTPDSAAHTGRRESP; this is encoded by the coding sequence ATGCACAACGGTGACTACCTGCGCTATGTCGCCCTGGGCGACAGCCAGACCGAAGGGCTCGGCGACGGCGACGACACCCTGGGCCTACGCGGCTTCGCCGACCGGCTCGCCGAGCACCTCGCCGCCGTCAACCCCGGTCTCCGGTACGCCAATCTGGCCGTACGAGGGCGTACCGCCGGCCAGGTCCACACCGAACAGCTGGGGCCGGCCCTGGCTCTGCGCCCCGACCTGGCCACCGTCGTCGCCGGTGTCAACGACCTGCTCCGGCCCCGGTACGACGCCGCGGAAGTGGCAGGGCACCTGGAGGACATGTTCGCCGCCCTCACGGCCGCCGGCACCCACGTGGTGACGCTGACCTTCCCCGACGTCGGAAGGATCATGCCGCTGGCCCGGCCCGTCAGGTCCCGCGTGTTCGACCTCAACACCCGCATCCGTGCCGCGGCCGCCCGGCACGGGGTCACCGTCGCCGAGACCGGCCGACAGACCGCCACCACCGACCCACGGATGTGGACCGCGGACCGCCTCCACGCCAGCCCCCTCGGTCACGAACGGATCGCCGCAGCCCTCGCCCACGCCATCCACCTGCCCGGAACCGACGACACCTGGACACGCCCCCTGCCACCGCAGAGGGTTCCCTCGCGCCGACAGGCAGCAGGAGCCGAACTCCGCTGGGTGGCCGCACACCTCGGCCCCTGGCTCGTACGCCGCCTGCGCGGCCGATCCTCCGGCGACGGCCGCACCGCCAAGCGCCCCCAGCTCCTGCCCGTGACTCCCACGCCCGACTCCGCCGCGCACACCGGTCGACGCGAGTCTCCTTAG
- a CDS encoding DUF5994 family protein, translated as MPTIPLLPGSLLADTSREPILPGTAVLRMETTPRRTGTFDGAWWPRSRDLGSQLSGLLAVLSARLGPLARVGLDAGAWDERPGHLLVDGRTVRIDWAAVSDDTMIVTRGDQDHFMFLVIPPQTAPSLARAAMAMAVRDDNDASAERILAATGVTPADRTPVPPGAPGW; from the coding sequence ATCCCCACGATCCCGCTGCTCCCGGGCTCCCTCCTGGCGGACACCAGCAGGGAGCCGATACTCCCCGGCACCGCGGTCCTGCGGATGGAGACGACGCCCCGGCGCACGGGGACGTTCGACGGCGCGTGGTGGCCGCGGTCACGTGATCTCGGGAGTCAACTGTCCGGACTGCTCGCCGTGTTGAGTGCCCGGCTGGGTCCACTCGCCCGTGTCGGCCTCGACGCGGGCGCCTGGGACGAGAGGCCGGGCCATCTTCTCGTCGACGGTCGTACCGTCCGCATCGACTGGGCTGCCGTCAGCGACGACACCATGATCGTCACTCGGGGCGATCAGGACCACTTCATGTTCCTGGTGATCCCTCCGCAGACGGCTCCCTCGCTCGCTCGCGCCGCGATGGCCATGGCCGTACGGGACGACAACGACGCCTCGGCCGAACGGATTCTCGCCGCCACCGGCGTCACCCCCGCCGACCGGACGCCCGTACCGCCCGGCGCTCCCGGCTGGTAG
- a CDS encoding DUF5994 family protein produces MTATISLSPILEDRLSSTTSSSLRLSLAPVCAAPALLDGAWWPRSRDLAAELPILTAVLDPLWGRITRVTVNPTQWPVLPRKVPVAGHVVKVGWFLAEQDPHELLLLSYRTGRWNLLVVPPWTDPVMAAWLMAAASDPWGTSTASRLMEEAVLLRTASETDRAREAVWDSEGGHGARDPAARPRSPGVMAEGGVEPLHPSRPGPALMGM; encoded by the coding sequence ATGACTGCGACCATTTCCCTCTCGCCGATACTCGAAGATCGGCTGTCCTCCACTACTTCTTCCTCTCTCCGCCTGTCGCTGGCCCCCGTCTGCGCCGCGCCGGCTCTTCTGGACGGCGCCTGGTGGCCCCGCTCCCGTGATCTGGCGGCGGAACTGCCGATCCTGACGGCGGTACTGGATCCGCTGTGGGGGCGGATCACCAGGGTCACGGTGAACCCCACCCAGTGGCCGGTCCTCCCGCGCAAGGTGCCCGTCGCCGGTCACGTCGTGAAGGTGGGCTGGTTCCTGGCCGAGCAGGACCCGCACGAACTGCTGCTGCTCTCCTACCGCACGGGCCGCTGGAACCTGCTGGTGGTCCCGCCGTGGACGGACCCCGTCATGGCCGCCTGGCTGATGGCCGCCGCGAGCGACCCGTGGGGCACGTCGACCGCGAGCCGGTTGATGGAGGAGGCCGTACTTCTGCGGACGGCGTCCGAGACCGACCGGGCCCGGGAAGCGGTCTGGGACTCCGAGGGAGGGCACGGGGCCCGCGATCCGGCCGCGCGTCCACGGAGCCCGGGAGTCATGGCCGAGGGCGGAGTCGAGCCGTTGCACCCGTCGCGGCCCGGCCCTGCGCTGATGGGGATGTGA
- a CDS encoding PP2C family protein-serine/threonine phosphatase — MTDGGRQPDRVGVDRSEGFGERLLGVLLDRAHEMPPQLIAPLVAEEVARVGGRDVSILLQDYEQVLLVPLPGRRLKLSGPEPVENSPAGDAFLSRRTVEVPQDGSVRMYLPLLDGSDQIGVMAVTLDSVDDDDRRLLRRLAGLVADMIVTKDAYTDQFFQARRSAPMSVAAEIQWSLLPPLSMTVPQVEVAGILEPAYDVAGDSFDYALNGDILHVAMIDAMGHGLDAATMATVAIGAYRHTRRAHTDLSQVYAFMDRAINEQFGQDHFVTAQMMILDVTTGRLQWVNAGHPAPFLIRDRAVVDRLESPTTLPVGFGGEEPVVSERMLEPGDRLLCFTDGLFEEHQAGGEQFGEEQLIEWTNRILRDRPQVRAVVRALSHALKQERGGTTTDDATIFLIEWRGGDAHHLTTLD; from the coding sequence ATGACGGACGGTGGGCGGCAGCCGGACCGGGTCGGGGTGGACCGGTCGGAGGGATTCGGCGAACGGCTGTTGGGGGTGCTGCTGGACCGCGCCCACGAGATGCCGCCGCAGTTGATCGCCCCACTCGTCGCGGAAGAGGTGGCCAGGGTCGGGGGACGGGACGTCTCCATCCTCCTGCAGGACTACGAGCAGGTGCTGCTGGTGCCGCTGCCGGGACGGAGGCTGAAGCTCAGCGGCCCCGAGCCGGTCGAGAACTCCCCCGCAGGCGACGCGTTCCTGAGCCGCAGAACCGTGGAGGTGCCGCAGGACGGCAGTGTGCGGATGTACCTGCCGCTGCTGGACGGCAGCGACCAGATCGGGGTGATGGCCGTCACCCTGGACAGCGTCGATGACGACGACAGGCGATTGCTGCGCAGACTCGCCGGCCTGGTCGCGGACATGATCGTCACCAAGGACGCCTACACCGACCAGTTCTTCCAGGCCCGCCGCAGTGCGCCGATGAGTGTGGCCGCGGAGATCCAGTGGTCGTTGCTGCCCCCGCTGTCCATGACGGTGCCGCAGGTCGAGGTGGCCGGCATCCTGGAGCCCGCCTACGACGTGGCCGGCGACAGCTTCGACTACGCCCTCAACGGCGACATCCTGCACGTGGCCATGATCGACGCGATGGGCCACGGACTGGACGCGGCGACCATGGCGACGGTGGCCATCGGCGCCTATCGCCACACGCGACGGGCCCATACGGATCTGTCCCAGGTGTATGCGTTCATGGACAGGGCCATCAATGAGCAGTTCGGCCAAGACCACTTCGTCACCGCTCAGATGATGATCCTCGACGTGACCACAGGCCGGCTGCAGTGGGTCAACGCCGGCCACCCGGCTCCGTTCCTGATCCGTGACCGCGCTGTGGTGGACCGGCTGGAGAGCCCGACCACGCTGCCGGTCGGCTTCGGCGGTGAGGAGCCGGTGGTCAGCGAGCGGATGCTGGAACCCGGGGACCGGTTGCTGTGCTTCACCGACGGCCTGTTCGAGGAGCACCAGGCCGGTGGAGAACAGTTCGGTGAGGAGCAGTTGATCGAGTGGACCAATCGGATCCTCCGCGACCGCCCCCAGGTACGGGCTGTGGTACGAGCGCTCTCCCACGCCCTGAAACAGGAACGCGGCGGCACCACGACCGACGACGCGACCATCTTCCTCATCGAGTGGCGAGGCGGCGACGCCCATCACCTCACCACCCTCGATTGA
- a CDS encoding DUF5753 domain-containing protein: MTDQQVIDSLMEMARESGERGWWHPYGELSDGVYIGLFGFIDESALRRVVGGPDVMREQLEHLKALSAESHITVQVLPYTAGAHPGLSGQFSILRFADSPEAGVVYLERFAGDLCLEKPFEVWHHNARYDHRQAQALTPDGRRDFITDIARTYVDAPIPS; this comes from the coding sequence GTGACGGACCAGCAGGTCATCGACTCCCTGATGGAGATGGCCAGGGAATCCGGTGAGCGGGGCTGGTGGCACCCCTATGGCGAACTCTCCGACGGCGTCTACATCGGCCTGTTTGGGTTCATCGACGAATCGGCCCTGCGCCGAGTCGTCGGCGGCCCGGACGTCATGCGTGAACAGCTGGAGCACCTGAAGGCACTCAGCGCGGAGTCGCACATCACGGTGCAGGTCCTTCCGTACACGGCCGGCGCTCATCCGGGTCTGTCAGGGCAGTTCTCCATCCTGCGGTTCGCCGACAGCCCCGAGGCGGGGGTGGTGTACCTGGAGCGGTTCGCCGGCGATCTCTGCCTGGAGAAGCCGTTCGAGGTGTGGCACCACAACGCGAGGTACGACCACCGCCAGGCGCAGGCCCTCACCCCGGACGGCAGGCGCGACTTCATCACCGACATCGCCAGGACGTACGTCGACGCGCCGATCCCGTCCTGA